The following coding sequences lie in one Rutidosis leptorrhynchoides isolate AG116_Rl617_1_P2 chromosome 6, CSIRO_AGI_Rlap_v1, whole genome shotgun sequence genomic window:
- the LOC139856098 gene encoding large ribosomal subunit protein uL18-like — translation MLIQAEPEKCQSQFSDYIKAEVEPDGLEEFYKKVHAAIRADPNSKEEKNAPKEHKTYNLKKLTYDERKQKLIDRLNAFECCCRSE, via the exons ATGTTAATCCAAGCTGAACCAGAGAAGTGTCAGTCTCAGTTTTCAGACTACATCAAGGCCGAGGTTGAACCGGATGGTCTAGAAGAGTTTTACAAAAAGGTCCATGCTGCAATTCGTGCTGATCCCAACTCTAAGGAGGAGAAGAATGCACCTAAGGAACATAAGac ATACAACCTCAAGAAGCTTACCTACGACGAAAGGAAGCAAAAGCTTATTGATAGGTTAAATGCATTTGAATGCTGCTGCAggagtgaatga